ATCGACGCCAGCGCCTCACCGCGAAAACCAAGGCTCATCACCCGCTCAAGGTCTTCCAGGTCGCGAATCTTGCTGGTGGCATGTCGCGCCAGGGCGAGGGGCAGGTCATCTGAAGAAATACCGCCCCCGTCGTCACGCACGCGCAGCAACTTGATGCCGGCCTGTTCGACGTCGACATCAATGCGCCGCGCGCCGGAGTCGAGGCTGTTCTCCAGCAGTTCCTTGATGACCGAGGCCGGTCGTTCGACGACCTCGCCCGCTGCAATCTGGTTGGCCAGTCGGGGGCTCAGCAGCTGAATGCGTGCAGCCTCCGCAGCAGGCGCTTCGGCGCTTACATCAATGTCGAGCTCTTGATCGCCGAGCAGCAGGTCAGTCACGGCTCACCCGCCAGTTCCGCGCTGGGAATCCTGAGTTGCTGACCGACTTTCAATTCGTCGGAGCTCATGTGGTTGACCGCACGGATCATCGGCATGGTCATGTCGTAGCGCGCAGCGATCATGCTCAGCGATTCACCGGGCCGCACCGTATGCTCGCGGGGACCCATGGCCAGCTTTCCGTTATCCCGTAGCCAGGCAATGTAGGTCCCTTGCGGCGGATTCTGCTGGAAGAACTGTTTCACGCCAGCCGTGATCGAGCGCGCCAAGGCTTGCTGATGGCTCGCACCTTCCAGCTTGTTGGCTTCGGCGGCATTGGAGATGAAACCCGTCTCGACCAGGATCGACGGAATATCGGGCGACTTGAGCACCATAAAGCCAGCTTGCTCGACCCGGGACTTGTGCAGTGACGTAACCCGCCCGATGTTGGTCAAGACCTTCTGCCCGACGTTGAGGCTCGACGTCAGCGATGCGGTCATGGACAAATCCAGCAATACGCCAGCGAGCATGCGGTCCTTGTCGTCCAGGCTCACGGCGCCGGCGCCACCGATCAGGTCGGAACGGTTCTCACTGTCGGCCAGCCAGCGCGCCGTTTCTGACGTCGCGCCGCGCTCGGACAAGGCGAACACCGAAGCGCCAAACGCCGCCGAAGAGGGCGCTGCGTCAGCGTGAATGGACACGAACAGATCAGCACCCTTGGCCCGAGCGATTTCCGTGCGTTTACGCAGCGGGATGAAGTAGTCGCCGGTACGCGTCAGCTCGGCGCGGTAACCTTTCTCGCCATTGATCTGGCGCTGCAACTCCTTGGCAATTGCGAGCACGACGTTCTTTTCTTTCTCGCCTCTGCCACCGGAAGCGCCCGGGTCTTCCCCGCCGTGCCCGGCATCAATGACAACGACGATGTCTCGTTTGCCATTAGGCACCGGGGTGAGTTTGATTTCAGGCTTGGACGGGGAGATTGGCACCGCAGGCGTCGCGGGAGCCGCCGCCGCAGGTGTATCGGCAATGGAAGGCGCGGGGTTGGCATCCGCGGCGTTGTCGTACAGATCGACCACCAGACGATTGCCGTATTGCTGATTGGGCGCAAGTGTGAAGCTTTTCGGCGTCACTGCCTTTTTCAGGTCGATGACTACGCGCAAATCGTCGGGGGTGCGCTGAGCGGAGCGCATGCTGGTGATCGGGGTGTTGGCTGTCGGCACATTCAGCGCACCGCCGAGGGTAGCGCCATTGATATCGATGACCAGACGATCAGGAGATTGCAGGGTGAAAACGCTGTGCTGAACAGGCCCGGACAGGTCGAAAACCAACCGAGTGTTATCCGGAGCACGCCATAAGCGGACACTTCGTACCTGTGAAGCGGCCAACGCGTCGACAGCCAGTGTCGCCATCAGCAGTCCAATCACAGTAACCAGCGCGCGCATGCGCATACCAAACCCCATATCTATTGAATGTCTATTTGAATTCCGGCGCCAAAGCGGCACACCACGTCTCGCCACGCGAGCTTTTTGGGCTCAGGGTCAATGTCCGACCCTCATCACGCGGCCTTATGGTAATGATCAGGTCGGGCTTTGGCAAAAAGCCTGCACCCAGATTGGGCCACTCGATCAGACAAAGAGCGTCGCCCTCGAAGTAGTCCCGGATGCCGAGGAATTCTAGCTCTTCCGGGTCAACAAGTCGGTAGAGATCAAAGTGATACGCGCGGTTTCTCCCAATTTCGTAAGGTTCTACCAACGTAAATGTAGGACTTTTGACCGCGCCGGCATGCCCCAGCCCGCGGATAATGCCTCGGGACAATGTGGTCTTGCCCGCCCCCAAGTCACCCTCCAGAAAGATAATCCCATTGCTTTCAGTCACTTGGGCGATACGTGCGCCGAATTGGGTCATGGCTTCTTCACCCATGAGGTCCAGGGTTAACTCAGACACGGCTGGTGCTCCTCCAGAAGCTGACGAATAACAGGAATCAGATCAGCGGCAGCGAGCCCGCGCCCGCTGGCGCCGCATTTCTCGCCCGCCAGCGCATGGAGCCAGACGCCCAGACAGGCAGCGTCGTAGGCCGGCATCTTTTGCGCCATCAGCGCGCCGATGACACCGGACAGCACATCGCCCAAGCCACCGGTCGCCATCGCCGGGTGACCATGATTGGCCAGTGCGAGGTCGCCCGCTGGATTGGCGACCAGACTGCCGCTGCCTTTCAAGACACACACGGTATTGAATTTCTTTGCCAGCGCCCGGGCCGCAGCCGGACGATCGGCCTGCACCGCTTTCGTATCGATACCCAGCAAGCGCGCGGCTTCCCCCGGGTGCGGTGTGATTACGCTGTCCGCAGGTAGCCGCACTGCACCTGTCGCCAACTGGTTCAAGGCGTCGGCGTCCCAGACCTGCGCCCGTGAAGCGTTCGCCGCAGCGGACAGGAGGCTACGCCCCCAACCGTGCTGGCCCAGGCCTGGACCGACCACAAGCACCGAGGCGGGCTCGATCAGGGCATAAAGTTGATTGGCAGAGCTGACGCCAGCGCTCATGACCTCCGGAAACCGCGCCAGTGCAGCGGTGATGTGTTCCGGACGCGTTGCCAGCGTGACCATGCCAGCACCGCACCGCAGCGTGCTTTCAGTGGCGAGCAGCGCAGCGCCGCCAAAACCCAGATCGCCGCCCACTACCAACACTCGACCGAACATGCCCTTGTGCGCAGTCGGTGGACGAGGCGCCAACCTTGGCAGGTTGAAGGTGTCCAGCCGTTTGATGCTGACTGGCGTTTGGCGAATGATGTCAGGATCCGCCTGCAGATCATCGAACACGCACTCCCCCACTTGATCGGCCGCATCGCCTGTGAACAGGCCAATCTTCAGACCGATGAAGGTGACGGTGAGGTCAGCGCGAACAGCACACCCCAGCGTTCTTCCGGTGTCTGCGCACAGTCCCGAAGGGAGGTCGACGGCTACCACGGGCCGGCCGCTGTCGTTGATCGCCTCGATAGCCTGTGCATAAGGCGCGCGCACATCTCCTTTGAGCCCGGTACCCAACAGCGCATCGACGACAATGCCGGTCAGCGCTTGCTGCTGCCACGGCTGGATGTCGACGTGTGCGGCCATCGCCTCTTCGTAGGCTGACCTGGCGTCGCCCGCCAAAGCGGCGCAATCGCCTACCGCCAGTACGGTGACTTGCCAGCCGGCGCGTTTGGCCAACGCTGCAATAAGGTAGCCATCGCCAGCGTTGTTGCCGCGACCGGCCATTACCGTGAGTTGCTTGGCATCGGGCCAGCGGCGACGTATCGCACGCCACGCAGCATGAGCGGCACGCTGCATCAGCTCGAATCCGGGTGTGCCCGCGGCAATCAGGCGCGCGTCGAGGTCGCGCACCTGGGCGGCGCTATACAGTGCGTCGGGAAATAGGGGTTTGCTGTGCAACATGCGTCTTCGGGCTCCGATGTCTGGCAGAATTATACGCACCTGCGCCCCGGTGTCCTCCTTGCATGTCCGCGATAACTGTAGATCCATCCACAGCCTCAGTGCGCCTCACGGCAGCCGAACTGACTGACCTTGCCCAATCGATCAAGGAATGGGGGCGTGAGCTCGGCTTTCAGCAAGTCGGGATCTCGGGGCTGGACCTGGCTGAACATGAGCGGCACCTTGAGCGCTGGCTCGAAGCGGGTTACCACGGCGAGATGGACTATATGGCAGCGCACGGCAGCAAACGTTCGCATCCGGACGAACTGGTGCCGGGAACGCTGCGGGTGGTGTCGTTGCGGATGGATTATCTGCCCGGCGATACGCAAATGGCGCAGTTGCTGGGTCAGCGGGAAAAAGCCTACGTCTCCCGTTATGCGCTGGGCCGTGACTATCACAAGCTCATTCGCAAGCGCGTACAGCAGTTGGCCGAACGCGTCCAGCAGGCCATCGGCCCCTTTGGGTTCCGGGCTTTTGTCGACAGTGCACCGGTGCTGGAGAAGGCCATCGCCGAGCAGGCAGGGCTTGGCTGGATCGGCAAGAACACATTGGTGCTCAATCGTAAGGCCGGCAGTTACTTCTTCCTGAGTGAATTGTTCGTTGACCTGCCCCTGCCCGTCGATGCGCCGCACGCGACGGAACATTGCGGTCGCTGCACGGCGTGCCTGGATGTGTGCCCGACCAACGCCTTTGTCGGACCGTACGTGCTGGATGCACGCAAGTGCATCTCTTACCTTACGATCGAGCTGAAAACGTCGATCCCCGAAGACTTGCGCTCACTGATCGGCAATCGGGTGTTTGGCTGTGATGACTGCCAGATTGTCTGCCCCTGGAATCGCTTCGCCCGGCCGACTGATCAATCGGATTTCAAACCGCGCCACGGCCTCGACAACGCTGAGCTGACGACGCTGTTTTTGTGGGACGAAACGACGTTTCTGAGCAATACCGAAGGGTCGCCCCTGCGGCGCGCCGGCTATGAGCGCTGGCTGAGGAATCTAGCGGTGGGACTGGGCAATGCACCGTCTACCATTCCGGTGATCGAAGCCCTGAAAGCCCGGCTGGGCCATCCGTCGGAGATGGTGCGCGAGCATGTGGAATGGGCGCTGAAACAGCATGAGATCAAGGCTGCAGCGCGCATCGTGTAGCAGCGCTCTGTCAGTGGCCATCCTTGTAAACAAACTTCGGCATCTCCCAGCGAAACCTGATCGCGAGCAGCCTCAGTAACAGCCCGCCAAACAGCGTGATCAGCGTGCCCTGCTCCACTGGCAGCCCGGCGTACTGACACAGCAAAAAGCACCACGCCGCTGCAAATGACACGCTCGCATACAGCTCGCGACGAAAGATGAGCGGGATGTCGTTGCAGAAGATGTCTCGCAGAATCCCGCCGAACACGCCCGTGATCACACCGCTCACGGCGGCGACGGTCATGCTCAACCCCATGTCCAGCGCGGTCATGCAGCCAATCAGGGTGAACGCCACCAGACCCAGCGCATCGAGCACCAGAAACAACGAACGTAAATGCCGCATCAGCGGCGCAATGAAGATAGTCACCAGCGCCGCGATGCTGGTGAGAATCAGATACTCGGGGTGCTTGACCCAGGTCAGTGGGTAATGCCCCAGCAGCACATCGCGAACCGACCCGCCGCCCAGTGCGGTGATGCAGGCGATCAGTACCACACCGAACCAGTCCATACCGCGGCGACCGGCAGACAGCGCGCCGGTCATGGCTTCTGCAGTAATAGCGATCAGGTAGAGCATCAACAACATGGTGGCAGTCCCTGCGAGAAAGGGGCGCAGTCTAACCATTCAACCGAAGCACCCATAGAGAGCACTTCTAGCTGGGCGCTATCTTGTCGGCGAGACCCGGCGACCGACGCCCTGCCCTTATGCCTTGATGAAGTGCTCGCGATAAAAACGCAGCTCGGCGATCGATTCGCGGATATCGTCCAGCGCCAGGTGAGTGCTGCCCTTCTTGAACTTCAGTTCCGGCGACCAGCGCGCAGCCAGTTCCTTGAGGGTCGATACGTCGAGGTTGCGGTAATGGAAGTAGTTTTCCAGCGTCGGCATGCGCTTGTACAAAAAGCGGCGATCCTGGCAGATGCTGTTGCCGCAGATGGGCGAACTGCGCTCGGGCACCCATGGCTTGATGAACTCAAGCGTCATGGCCTCGGCTTCATCGTTGGAGATTTTGCTCTCGCGCACGCGCTGGGTCAGGCCGGAACCACCGTGCTGACGGGTGTTCCATTCGTCCATGCCGTTCAGCAGCTCATCGCTTTGGTGAACCGCGATGACCGGGCCCTCGGCCAACGTGTTGAGCTCGCTGTCGGTGATGATGGTTGCCATCTCGATGATGACGTCGTTATCCGGGTCCAGACCGGTCATTTCCAGGTCGATCCAGATAAGATTCTGTTTGTTCTGCATATGTCGGCTCCTCAGCGTTGGCGCGCAGTTTAGCCCACCCGGGCGTGCTAGACTCGCTCGCGCTCTATCAAATCAGCAGCTTTTATGCGTCTTCAAACGGAACATTGAACACCCATGGCCAAACGCCAACTCAACCGCCGCCAGAACTGGCGCATCGAAAAGATTCAGGGCGAACGTGCAGCACGTGCCGCCAAACGCGAATCAAACGCCCTCGAAACGCTGGAAGGCGGCGATCTGGGTCCCGAGCAAACGGGTCTGGTCATCGCGCACTTTGGCGTGCAAGTGGAAGTCGAGGCGCAGGACGGCGAGCTGCAGGGTCAGGTTTTCCGCTGCCATTTGCGCGCCAACCTCCCGGCCCTGGTGACTGGCGACCGAGTTGTGTGGCGCGCCGGCAATCAAGGCATCGGAGTCATCGTGGCGCAGCTGCCGCGGGACACCGAACTGAGCCGCCCGGACAGCCGGGGCCAGCTCAAGCCGGTCGCCGCCAACGTCGACCTTATCGTCATCGTCTTCGCACCCATGCCCGAACCCCACGCCAACCTGATCGACCGTTATCTGGTGGCCGCCGAGCACGCTGGCATTCGCCCGCTATTGCTGCTCAACAAATTCGACTTGATCGACGATCAAAACGCTCCTGCACTCAATGCGCTGCTGGCGGTGTACCGCACGCTGGGTTATCCAGTGCTGGAAGTTTCAGCGCACCACGGCGACGGCATGCAGCAGTTGCAAGACCAGCTTGATGGCCACATCAGTGTGTTCGTCGGTCAGTCCGGCGTCGGCAAGTCCTCGCTGGTGAACAGCCTGTTGCCGGAAGTCGGCACCCGCGTGGGGCCGTTGTCGGAATATTCAGGTCAGGGCACGCACACCACGACCACCGCGCGTCTGTTCCACTTTCCGCGTGGCGGCGACTTGATCGACTCCCCCGGCATCCGGGAATTCGGACTGGGCCACGTCAGCCGAGCTGACGTCGAAGCGGGCTTCATCGAGTTCAACGACCTGCTGGGCAGATGCCGCTTCCGCGACTGCAAACACGACCGCGAACCCGGCTGTGCATTGCTGCAAGGCCTGGCAGACGGTCGCGTGCAACAGCAGCGGATGAACAGCTATCGTTCGATCATCGCGAGCTTGCCGGAGAGCAGCTACTGAGCCTCTCCATGGCATCCAGATTCGGCGACAGATTGTAGGAGCGCGCTTGCCCGCGAATGGGGTCGGTCAGGCGACATTGATGAAGCAGACGAATCGCCTTCGCGGGCAAGCGCGCTCCTACACGCGGATTGCTCCAGACCCGCCTTCTGCACTTCGCACTATTAGCAGAAGCTGCCGTCCGCAAGGCCGGCAAGTCGGACTGTCAAAAAGCTGAAACAAAAACGCCGCGATCATCGCGGCGTTTTTATTTGTGCAGCCAGGCGTCAGTTCCTGGTTTCGTCGATCTTCAGCTGGCCCTGATCGAAAATGTTCAGCTTCTGCCGAATCTCGTGCGGCTGGGCATACGCCTGGGGATCAACGGCGGGCGTCGAGATCGATGCCCCCGGTTGATTGGCAGGTGCAATGGCGCCTGGCGTCGGCGCTGGCGCAGCGCCGCTCGGTGCATCCGGCGTTTGCGGTGCTTCACCCGAGTTCTGCGCGCCTTCGATACGCTGCTGCGCTTTCTTGGTCATCACCACGATGTCGATACGGCGGTTGATCGGGTTCTGCGGGTGCTGCTTGTCGTACAGCGCCGACGAGGCGTAACCCACCACACGCGCCACTTGCGGATCGGGGTAACCTCCCGCCACCAACGCCCGTCGTGCGGCGTTCGCGCGACCTGACGACAGCTCCCAGTTACCGAAGCCGTTGTTGCCCACGTAAGGCGTCGCATCGGTGTGACCGCTGATGCTGACCTTGTTCGGCACCGCTTTGATGGTGTCAGCCATGGCCAGCAGGATGTCTTCGAAATACGGTTTAAGCTTCGCGCTGCCGATATCAAACATCGGGCGGTTGTCCGCGTCCGTGATCTGGATACGCAACCCGTCCTGAGTAATCTCGAACAGAATCTGGTCCTTGAACTTCGCCAGTTGCGGGTTCTCGTTCACCTTGGTCTGCAGTTCCTGCAGCAACATCTCCAGACGGTCCTGCTCAACCTGCTCGGCAGCCGAGTCCTGCTG
The nucleotide sequence above comes from Pseudomonas lutea. Encoded proteins:
- the tsaE gene encoding tRNA (adenosine(37)-N6)-threonylcarbamoyltransferase complex ATPase subunit type 1 TsaE, whose amino-acid sequence is MSELTLDLMGEEAMTQFGARIAQVTESNGIIFLEGDLGAGKTTLSRGIIRGLGHAGAVKSPTFTLVEPYEIGRNRAYHFDLYRLVDPEELEFLGIRDYFEGDALCLIEWPNLGAGFLPKPDLIITIRPRDEGRTLTLSPKSSRGETWCAALAPEFK
- the orn gene encoding oligoribonuclease — protein: MQNKQNLIWIDLEMTGLDPDNDVIIEMATIITDSELNTLAEGPVIAVHQSDELLNGMDEWNTRQHGGSGLTQRVRESKISNDEAEAMTLEFIKPWVPERSSPICGNSICQDRRFLYKRMPTLENYFHYRNLDVSTLKELAARWSPELKFKKGSTHLALDDIRESIAELRFYREHFIKA
- a CDS encoding N-acetylmuramoyl-L-alanine amidase — protein: MRMRALVTVIGLLMATLAVDALAASQVRSVRLWRAPDNTRLVFDLSGPVQHSVFTLQSPDRLVIDINGATLGGALNVPTANTPITSMRSAQRTPDDLRVVIDLKKAVTPKSFTLAPNQQYGNRLVVDLYDNAADANPAPSIADTPAAAAPATPAVPISPSKPEIKLTPVPNGKRDIVVVIDAGHGGEDPGASGGRGEKEKNVVLAIAKELQRQINGEKGYRAELTRTGDYFIPLRKRTEIARAKGADLFVSIHADAAPSSAAFGASVFALSERGATSETARWLADSENRSDLIGGAGAVSLDDKDRMLAGVLLDLSMTASLTSSLNVGQKVLTNIGRVTSLHKSRVEQAGFMVLKSPDIPSILVETGFISNAAEANKLEGASHQQALARSITAGVKQFFQQNPPQGTYIAWLRDNGKLAMGPREHTVRPGESLSMIAARYDMTMPMIRAVNHMSSDELKVGQQLRIPSAELAGEP
- the motB gene encoding flagellar motor protein MotB; the protein is MENNQPIIIKRVKRFGGGHHGGAWKIAFADFATAMMAFFLVLWLMSSATPEQLVAIAGYFKDPVGFSDSGSPYVIDLGGSPEMSPDQTLNPEVKSTPAPDRVPVDADQQDSAAEQVEQDRLEMLLQELQTKVNENPQLAKFKDQILFEITQDGLRIQITDADNRPMFDIGSAKLKPYFEDILLAMADTIKAVPNKVSISGHTDATPYVGNNGFGNWELSSGRANAARRALVAGGYPDPQVARVVGYASSALYDKQHPQNPINRRIDIVVMTKKAQQRIEGAQNSGEAPQTPDAPSGAAPAPTPGAIAPANQPGASISTPAVDPQAYAQPHEIRQKLNIFDQGQLKIDETRN
- the rsgA gene encoding small ribosomal subunit biogenesis GTPase RsgA, whose product is MAKRQLNRRQNWRIEKIQGERAARAAKRESNALETLEGGDLGPEQTGLVIAHFGVQVEVEAQDGELQGQVFRCHLRANLPALVTGDRVVWRAGNQGIGVIVAQLPRDTELSRPDSRGQLKPVAANVDLIVIVFAPMPEPHANLIDRYLVAAEHAGIRPLLLLNKFDLIDDQNAPALNALLAVYRTLGYPVLEVSAHHGDGMQQLQDQLDGHISVFVGQSGVGKSSLVNSLLPEVGTRVGPLSEYSGQGTHTTTTARLFHFPRGGDLIDSPGIREFGLGHVSRADVEAGFIEFNDLLGRCRFRDCKHDREPGCALLQGLADGRVQQQRMNSYRSIIASLPESSY
- a CDS encoding trimeric intracellular cation channel family protein, with protein sequence MLLMLYLIAITAEAMTGALSAGRRGMDWFGVVLIACITALGGGSVRDVLLGHYPLTWVKHPEYLILTSIAALVTIFIAPLMRHLRSLFLVLDALGLVAFTLIGCMTALDMGLSMTVAAVSGVITGVFGGILRDIFCNDIPLIFRRELYASVSFAAAWCFLLCQYAGLPVEQGTLITLFGGLLLRLLAIRFRWEMPKFVYKDGH
- the queG gene encoding tRNA epoxyqueuosine(34) reductase QueG, producing MSAITVDPSTASVRLTAAELTDLAQSIKEWGRELGFQQVGISGLDLAEHERHLERWLEAGYHGEMDYMAAHGSKRSHPDELVPGTLRVVSLRMDYLPGDTQMAQLLGQREKAYVSRYALGRDYHKLIRKRVQQLAERVQQAIGPFGFRAFVDSAPVLEKAIAEQAGLGWIGKNTLVLNRKAGSYFFLSELFVDLPLPVDAPHATEHCGRCTACLDVCPTNAFVGPYVLDARKCISYLTIELKTSIPEDLRSLIGNRVFGCDDCQIVCPWNRFARPTDQSDFKPRHGLDNAELTTLFLWDETTFLSNTEGSPLRRAGYERWLRNLAVGLGNAPSTIPVIEALKARLGHPSEMVREHVEWALKQHEIKAAARIV
- a CDS encoding bifunctional ADP-dependent NAD(P)H-hydrate dehydratase/NAD(P)H-hydrate epimerase; protein product: MLHSKPLFPDALYSAAQVRDLDARLIAAGTPGFELMQRAAHAAWRAIRRRWPDAKQLTVMAGRGNNAGDGYLIAALAKRAGWQVTVLAVGDCAALAGDARSAYEEAMAAHVDIQPWQQQALTGIVVDALLGTGLKGDVRAPYAQAIEAINDSGRPVVAVDLPSGLCADTGRTLGCAVRADLTVTFIGLKIGLFTGDAADQVGECVFDDLQADPDIIRQTPVSIKRLDTFNLPRLAPRPPTAHKGMFGRVLVVGGDLGFGGAALLATESTLRCGAGMVTLATRPEHITAALARFPEVMSAGVSSANQLYALIEPASVLVVGPGLGQHGWGRSLLSAAANASRAQVWDADALNQLATGAVRLPADSVITPHPGEAARLLGIDTKAVQADRPAAARALAKKFNTVCVLKGSGSLVANPAGDLALANHGHPAMATGGLGDVLSGVIGALMAQKMPAYDAACLGVWLHALAGEKCGASGRGLAAADLIPVIRQLLEEHQPCLS